The following is a genomic window from Thermoproteales archaeon.
GAAACCTGTATAAACTCCAGAAATCGAGCAAGGCAACTACCGCTAAAGACCTGCCTTCGCGACAACTACTTTTAGATAAAATTTCTACATTTAACTATGTTTATTAATGCCCATTCTTTACAAAATATTTATGGTTAACTATAAAACTCTTCAAAAATTATGTACGGCTTATGGGCCTCCCGGATTTGAAAGTAACGTAGCTCGGATTATTATGGAAGAGCTTGAGAATGAGGATTTCGATTTTTCCTTTGACCACTTGGGAAATGTATTTGTCGAATTAGGTGAAGGTAGACCTGTCGCTTTGTTCGCCGCGCATATGGACGAGGTAGGGCTATTAGTTACCCATGTTACGAGTGACGGATTTTTAAAAGTCGTTAATCTCGGAGGTTTAAACGCTTCAGCGTTACCCGGTAGTCTGGTAGACCTGGTAACTCCTAACGGATTGGTAACTGGTGTAATAGGCGAGACTCCTCCCCATTTAGCTAGGGGAGAGAAAAAGGAAGTGACGTTCGATAACTTGTTTATAGATATTGGGGTTTCTTCGAAGGAAGAAGTGAAAAAGCTTGGGATAGATAAGGGCACGCCAGCTGTATTCAAAAGCTTCTATTTCGAAGACGACGAAAAAATTATAGGAAAAGCTTTAGACGATAGAGTTGGATGTTTTGTCCTCCTGGAAGCTCTTAAAAGAGCTAGAGACACGGAGTATGGCAAGGTTATCGTAGCTTTCACAGTCCAGGAGGAAGTTGGATGTCGCGGAGCTTCCACGCTTGCTCATAGATTCAATCCGGATATTGGAATTTCGATAGAAGGCACCATAGCCAATGATACTCCTGGAACGCCTTCTGAGCAAATCGTAACTAGGGCGCGAGGAGGAGCTGCTATTAGATTAATGGATGCTAGTATGATTGCGAATAGAAGATTAGTGGATTACATTGTGGAAAAAGCAAAAGAAAATAATATAGATTTTCAATTCCAAATATCGCCGAAAAGCG
Proteins encoded in this region:
- a CDS encoding M42 family metallopeptidase; the encoded protein is MVNYKTLQKLCTAYGPPGFESNVARIIMEELENEDFDFSFDHLGNVFVELGEGRPVALFAAHMDEVGLLVTHVTSDGFLKVVNLGGLNASALPGSLVDLVTPNGLVTGVIGETPPHLARGEKKEVTFDNLFIDIGVSSKEEVKKLGIDKGTPAVFKSFYFEDDEKIIGKALDDRVGCFVLLEALKRARDTEYGKVIVAFTVQEEVGCRGASTLAHRFNPDIGISIEGTIANDTPGTPSEQIVTRARGGAAIRLMDASMIANRRLVDYIVEKAKENNIDFQFQISPKSGTDARWFLNLGAKTSGISVPVRYIHSVHSMAFKEDVEAVVKLLATLIRENHKILFEKSEYF